Below is a genomic region from Anabas testudineus chromosome 13, fAnaTes1.2, whole genome shotgun sequence.
aattatttttctttttaatttctatGTCAAGTCTAAAAACCTGTTTATTGGATACCTTTTCCTAAATCCAGGATATAAACTCAGCCTGAAAATCCAGCCCCTCTGACCCTGAGTAACACAGTCTGAAGTCAAACCATGCGTACACACTCACGTGCATGCATCACATTTGGTTATGTGGAATTTCCAGATCGCTGCCACTGACCTTAAGAAGGCCGTGCGACTgtgcagctgagtgtgtgtaaaTCTGCCACTGTCCTTTGAACTTGGCCAGCAGAGTGCGGGTGTAAGGCTGCAGAAAGCGGGAGAGGGGTAAGGACAGGTGGGAGGCAGGTGTTGGAGGGGGGTGAAGGAGCTGGTGGAGaaactgtgtgagagagaggaaggtgaCACAGTGATTTCTGTAGGGGTGAGGAATCGCACTGTTTCTGGCAAACTGACTACGACAAACTGAAATAGGAACAGAAATAGTTTGTGAGTCAAACTCAAAGAGCTCCACAAGGAAAACTTGTCTGAAATGAAACTTAATAATTGTGCTTCAGCAGTTTCACTATTCTGCACTATTAATGTCCACGCATGGGAAAAGTATTTTCAACGCTGGACTAGGCTGAGATTACGACAGGCTTCAGAGCAGCGGTTACAGCCTTGATGACacattaattaaacacacacaccccgtCGGTCCTGCCCCACAGACTCTCACTGAGTTTTATCACTGCCATCCTATTCGGGTCTTACAAATAATAACAGTGCAGAGTCAACAACGTCGGGAAGATAAACCGACTCATAAAATCTCACTCCTGCCTCCTCCTGgctctcttgctctgtctctgtcagggCTATCAGTCTGCTGGCTGCTGCATGTGACAGAGGCAGCACACCGCAGAACTCCTGCCTGCATtatgacacagcagcaggtccTGACATGACCCACTGTCCGTTCCGTTAATGCATTCATGTGGGTCTAAACCCTGAATCCTTACACGTAGAGGATTtcgtaaaaaaagaaagacgtaGAAACGCCGCGCTGCGTGTCTGCAACAACATAACAGTGGTTACTCTTTTGGAGCCATTGATAGCCTCTGTGAGAACAGTTTTAAGTCCTGTCGTTACTCCAGTTCAGAGAGATGCACCTTTATACCTCCAGAAATAATCCAACAAACGCTCACTTGGTTAGAGTTGTTGGCTTTATTTGTTTCAGGTTTGCCTAATATGGAAAGATCAGTTTTTTACTTTGCTCTAGTGACGTGCAGATAGATCCAGCTTTAGCTGCTGAGGCTTTGAGGTTCTcatctttgaaatgttttagtaCAACAGGTTTCACCAGTGGTTAATATTGGTTTGCATCAACTAAATACTGACACTGGGTTTGTGCTTCCCACATTAGAGAGGTACAGGAAATGGTCAAATggttaaaaacaggaagtgttgtTTGACATTTGATCCAGAGAAAAGCACTGTGGGCGTCGACGACAGCCCACTGTACAGGCAGATCAAGATGAGAGCAGTGTTGCTCCAGACAGACAAGCCGATAAGCTTCTGCTAGACCATCAGTCAGTCTCCGTGCTCTGACTCTcctgagacacacagaaagaaatatacacgcacacacaaaccacactCACAGCCTCAAACACACTCGTAGGATCTGTTAAGATTATTGTCTGGATCAGACTCTGTGAAGAGGGCGATCGGAGGCCAGGCTCTTTTCTGTGATCACCTCTTTGTAAAGTCTTTGCGTTTCATGTTTGTTACTCAGTCAGCAGTAGCAACCCCTGAGAAACACCGTGAGGAACGAGAGACTGCATAAAAACTGAGCTTTTCATAAACTCTTCTTAATCTATTTCATCTCAGGAAACAAGAGAGGGTAGTTAAGTGTTGTTAATGCTTTATGAATTGAATCATTTTGACTGCAGGTTTCACCCTAATTATCATTTGTGAGGGACAATGTTTGATGACTGAGAGATGTTTACACACTATAAATGTAAAGGCCAACATACTGCATGTTTGAATGTTGATCATCTATTCTACttattatatgaataaaaaaagaaaaagccattGGTTTATTTGAGgttgtatctgtgtttttacatgttggtTCTAGTCCTCAAAACCCAAAGTGAGCATCCCTCTCTCAGCCATTGTGGAGGTGAGGACCACCATGCCGCTGGAGATGCCCGACAAGGACAACACATTTGTTCTTAAGGTAGGAGCAGATTAGTTTaatggaaatacacaaaaagagTTTGAAAACATGATGTGAGTGTTGCTGTTGAAAAATGAGCCAGCCGTGCTTTGACGTGCTCTGTACCCTGATGTGGTGCTTTGAACAGAGCTCAGTGTGTGATCACAGTGTTTGGCTGCTCCCGCAGGTGGAAAACGGGGGAGAGTACATCCTGGAAACCATTGACTCGCTGCAGAAAAACTCATGGGTTGCTGACATCCAGGACTGCATCGACCCTGGGTAAATCACCAGATAAATATTTGCTGCTGGCtgaagatggagagaagagagggatggggtgggggggggcagTGTAGAGAGGGAAAAGGGTGGATAGGAACAGGAAAGGAGGGGTAACACACAGTCATTAATCATCAAGTAGTGGCGTTTTTGACAGGTTGCTTAAGCACAAACATGGGCGAGCTTGCATTCCTCCTCGGTCTCGTTGGCCGGTGGATGTTAGTCGATGCAGCTCAGGACGTAAACAGTAGAAATATTTGTGTCCATGTTTGCAGGATGAgactgtgtggtgtttgtttgcacgtgtctgtgcatgtgtatacGTTCTTGTGGTTCTTCTGACCCTCCTGCTTGTGTACAGTGACAGCGGCGATGACATCGAGCTGGCGTCATGTCCTCATGGTCAGGCCTCCAAAGACTGCTCCATGGTGGCCTCTTGCAGCTGTGAGCTGCTGTCTGAGGGTGAGACAAGGCGTCTTTTTGCTGCAGTCACGGTTGCATAACGGTCAAATCTTTTGGAcaaatgtgttaatatatataatcaTGCGTAGGTGTGTATCGTGCTCCAGAGAGGTCGTGtccttcagcagcagagcatTACAGTACCCCCTCAGTACGTTGCAGGGAACCCCCGTTCACACAGCACCCATCCCACATGCCTTTGGAGCGCTTCCTCCAATCCCCAGAGGCCCAGGGGTCCAACTCTTCTTCTGGTAAAAACATATTCTTCAAATGAACAATATCAAGCATAAAAATCGTACGGATACAATAATACAAGGATTTGTGTGTGATTCTGCTCAGGCGGTAGCGAAGGAGCAAAAGACTCAGATGGTGATGCCAGCCTGGTGGGTTACCCATGGTTCCATGGTACATTATCTCGAGTGCGGGCTGCTCAGCTGGTGCTTGCAGGCGGGGTCAGGAGCCACGGGCTTTTTGTGATTCGTCAGAGCGAGACGCGGCCCGGCGAGTATGTGCTCACCTTCAACTTCCAGGGAAAAGCCAAGGTGAGATCGTTAGAGGCAAATGAAGCAGCCTTATGTTGAGCTGTGGTTTCACACACTCTTAAAGTTAATTTAGAGAAAGCAGGATGTATGTGCAACTGTACTACTATAAATATATTGATTTCCATTTAGtttctgaaatattaaaaaattatgACAAATGGGCGTCACAAATCACAATTGTTGAAAAGAGAATGGAGGATGTTCTTATAGCTGAGAATcagatttataaataaataacttatcAACATGTCATTgatgtatttttcattaaaataactttgttCCTCTGTTAGAATCTGTTCATCTCTCCTGCCAGCTGTGCTCTTGCTCTGCAGCAGCGTTAAATTTACTCAGGCATGTTCTTGACATTTTTGGGATGCAGCCATTGCAGTTCACAGCGAACCGCGTTCAGGCCTGGGAAAGATGCAGTAATGTCATCATTTTGTGTCCTCTTATGTAACGTGATCCTTGCACATCACATCCTGCCAGCCGGCAGTGTTGAGGAAGTGTCAGCTGCCGCCTTTTCCTCCGGTGTCAGCGATGGCATTCTACTGTCAGCAAGACGCCTCCCAGATAATGTCCTGACCTCTGTCTTGGTCTGTCTGTTTCAGATGTTGTTGAGATGTGTCTCACTCAGCAATTCTCTgtcttgtgtctttttctttctctacccTCGACCCTATTTCTCCTTCACTCCTTTGATTCACAAACTTTCTACTCCCCTGTCACTTTCCTGTCTCCCCCACTCTCCCTGCCTTCTCCCTGCCAGCATTTGCGTTTGTCTGTGAATGAGAACGGTCAGTGCCACGTCCACCACTTGTGGTTCCACACCGTGTCGGACATGCTGAGACACTTCCACGCCCACCCCATCCCCCTCGAATCTGGAGGCTCAGCTGACATCACATTACGCTCCTATGTGCAAGTGCAGCGCAGCTCCACCACAGGTACACAACACACAACCTAGAATCATTTAAAGGttataaatgttaatatgtCCAGGTATCTGCGCTTGACCATATATTTTATTGCCTTATTTTAGATAATAATGCTAATCTTAAGCACATTATCTGATCCTAATAACATAGGTGTACTGTGACAGACAGCATGTGAGTTGTCTGCTGCTGCGTCTCTAATTTCAGTGATCAAAATCTGGGCCGTTTACAAACAGGCCTTTTTCACTGAAGACGCTTTGATATGTCACAGTCGGGAAAACTCAggtgtaaataattaaatgatgaatgacAGTTTCATTTAGCTTCTTTACTGGGACACTTGAATAGAACGGAGTCATTGTTGGTGACTTTGCGTAAACCTATTCCTTATGAGGCTGGTGGTGATATTTGTGggtcaaaaataaaacatttagacaTAAACAGACAATTTTGGAGCGGGAAGGTCTGTAGCTTTAACGTGTTGGTGCTCTGTATGTAATAGTAACACATTACCTAAAAGGTTTTTGCATTTCTTCTTGTTAGTTAatccttccttctcttcttgaataaaaacataagaaatGAAACCAACAGTTTTTGGTGGTTGATGTACATAAGCTATACACTGCTGTGTAACTGTGCTATTTTAATGCTGTATTGTTATTGTGTAACTGCCTCTCTTGTAACTATTTGATCACTTAACTCACATAAAAAGGAGCAAACATAGGGTGTTAAATGCAAATCTTAGAAACTATTTGTAGGGAGATTCAAAAAGAACAGAATAACTGGTTTGACTGTTGCTCCTCAGGTGAACAAATGATAATAGATAATGCAACTATACACTTCCAGACATGATGATGGAGAGCacaagtttgttgtttttagtggAGGAAGCACAGCAAAAACTCCCTGAACCTTCCCCTTCCCCACTCCTCCTGCTCCATATTCACTCTGCTCCTGCCCTCCGCTCTCCTGGCATGGGATGAATGCCCTCCTGTACAGGAGAGTGAGGGGGCGATTATGCCGCAGCAGTTTTGCATGCAGACCGAGACTTCGGCCCCAACCCACTGTGGTGGTCACAAAGAGAGCCTGTGTTTCCCCAAACGCTGGAcctacacacactcatacactcTCTCACATGGACATAGAGTGAGGGTTTGATTCGGGGCGTAAAAGGCTTTATTGATACACTGGTCAGGCGTGTCTTTGGCACCACTGTTGTCGGTGTTATAGCCCACCGAGAGAAAGGATAATAAAGGAGGCCCAGACTCTGTGTTTACACACTGCTCTATGAAGGGCCCTTTTGCAAGCAGGTCTCTGGTGCAAACCAACAGACAATAATCTGGAGCACAGATTATCTGATTAAATTAATGTTGATATTCTTCCTATTTGAAGGACGTTTTAGCGCTGTTAGCCTCATTACTATTATAAACTGTTGTCTCCAGCTCTTGTTTAACCTTTAAAAAAGGTATTTTTAGAAAAGTTGTAGGCAGACCAGCTGTTAATAGCCAATAGCTTTTATTtgtgaaaacaatatttttggGAAATaggaagaacagaaacagaactttTTAACCCTCTGACTGCCGTCAGCCGATGAAAGGGGTTTTCCTCTGTGGACTTTCGAACAACAAGCAGCTACATCAGCTGCTTCTTAGATCAAGGACATCAAATATTTTGAAAGGGAAAAGACTGGCGCACCCTGATAAAGTTGCTGCTTTTAATGGTTTCAGACAGACTAAACTAACACTTTGACACTGCCTTGTCTTCTTCAGAGTCAAACAGAACAAACGTGCAAGGCAAACCCTTTTATTGTTGGTCAAAGGAAGGTATACATGGGGCACACGTGCGATTGGATGTCACCAGAAATAAAGTTTATCGTTATAGTCATATGGTCAttatgatgtgtgtttttcttaaaaagatttttttccaaCAAAATCTGCCACAGATGTGACCGTGCCTCCAGTCCCCACCCCACCCAGGGATGCAGGCTGCCGGACAGAGTCAGCCCAGCCTGCTCTCCACCCGCCTGGGATCACAGTGCCCACGGGGCCCACTCCTGATACGCCGCTCTCCTCCAGCACCTCCTCTTCACCCACTGCCCGACCCACCCTCTCTCGCAGTGACCCCGGTACAGGAGGAGGAGTAGGTGGGGGGCTACAGAGCCGCAGCAACAGCTCTGAACGCCTGCTGGAGGCCTCTAGTGGTGCATCTGACGATTACCATGATGCTGATGGAACCCGCAGGGCCCGAGCTGTGGAGAATCAGTACTCTTTCTACTAAATGACCCAGGACAGGGTTTAGTCGTGTCATTTCTGGATTGGATGAGAAGCATAAAGTCGAAAGTGACAGGGGGCGCTCAGAACGATCCAAATCACAGGCTCACCCTTTGTTTTGCTTATTCCTGCAGACCCGGTAGAAGAGCGAGAGGTTGAGTTGGAGTGAGAGATTAGACGtagaaaagcagagaaaggtGGAGAAAGCAAGAGGAAGTCATCCAGTGGACTCATATGGCTTTGATTCAACTTTTCTGACCACTTCCTGTTCACCCTTACCCACAGTTGCCTGGGAACAAAGCCTGTGTCACCACCCCGTTGAAGGACTAGAGAGTTTGAAATGATCCTGGAGTGATGGCCCTTCCCCTCACTGCCCCTCAGCTCTCGAGAGCATCCTGTTAATGTTTGTAAAGCTGCTTTGAGTCTGTCCCGGATATCCTCACTGTCCCCTGCGGGGCTCCTCTACAAAGTCCTGCTCTGGGTCTCTGCTCTGCACTAACATTAGTACAGCAATCATGGGTGTGTTAGTGTTAGCGGGGAGCGTGTACAGCCTAAAGGGTCTTAGTGCCTGACAATTACCTTGGACTTGAACGGACTGTTTAACATAGTAATGTGGACGATGATGCTGAACTCTTGCATAACCACAACAGCccaaaaatgaaatgcaggtgattattttactgttggtTTCTGCTTAAaacatactgaacacacacacacacacacacacacacacacgttacaaaTCGGTTTGACAATGTTAAAATGGAAGATGAACAACACAGGTCCAGCCTGTACCATTACGGCAGggtgtgtcccattttgctGTTATACTGGGTTATTTGTATGAGTGTATGGTGGTGTATTAGAgtccaaatattttttaatgattgGTGTGCTACACTAATGTTTTTAAGACATGTTTTTTGAGGTCCCTCCGTCTGGTGCTGGTTCTGTATTCAAGCTCTTCATATTGATCACCTGTAGATTAGATATTCTGTTAACATAAAGTAGGGGTTCACTTTAAAGTAATGCCTTGAAGATATTATTATACCAAATCCAGCATTTACCGGAGGGACTCTGGACTTGTTTTTTTCGAGTTATGGCAGTATTGCGTATGGTCTGTGTGGCCTGCAGGCGTACCATGTGAATGTGAACTCAAGTGGTACACATAGGAAAATTTAGCGACTAGGTGGCCATGCTTGAATGGAAAGATCTGATATTGCTGCTTTACTTTATGCTGACACAGTGCTGATTCTAAGCTTTGAATAATTCAAAGGAAGAACTAAATTTAACACACCGCACTGCAAAATATTTATGTTACTGTTAGAACTGATGCCTTAAAATTCGGTGTAATGCAAAATATCAGTTCTAATTTTACACAGTTGGAGACTAGTCATTTAAAAGAGAAGATTGAGAACACTCCTTTGACAACTGAGTGCTACCAATCTTTTCAATAAGTGCACTTTCCTTATTTTACTCTTTGCAAGCAGCTAAACTAACTACTGTACAGCCTATAATActgatattaaaaaacatatgcAACACGTTTGTTCGCTTGGAATAAACATATCAAGAGTCATTGtcatctgttatttttattgttttgttgggttttttttttcaagcatgGCCATTTAGCTTCAAAGGTGAAATTTCAATTTCAGCTAAGGAGCAGATGGAGCAGTTCATGTGCCAATTTGAATCCTATTTTTGAGACGTATTTATTCCTCAGCtgttgtaaattacatttttcctATTGAGTCTTATTTATGTACAACTGATTGATTCTCCTTGATGAAACATCCTAGGTGCAACCTGCCTGTTGCCAGAATCCATTTCACATATCACAGATCGCTCAtgtctcctttttattttaacacttcTTAAAGCTGAATTTTCTGTTGTCTGACTGAGTTTTGAAGAGTCTGTGCAATTTTGTACAAAGTGATGTAATTGACATACTACTTTATATTTCTGTGAATAAAACGTGAACAaacttttgtgcattttctgcAGTTATTCAGTCACATGTCTGAGGTTTGGAGTGAAATGTTGGAGACTGGAGGCTCAGAAAAGTCCATATTTCATGTTACGAATAGTGTATATGACTAAGTATTTAAAATGACGGGGCATCGTCCTGTGTAAGGTGTGAAATGGTGACGtggttttcttcagtttcagatgatgttaaataaaacatggcCAGTGTTCCATTATTAGACCCGACTGAAAGTACACAGGGTTATTTGTACGAGTATACACTGAGATGGTTCGAGCATTTACTATATGTGAGAATTCGTGAACCAGATTTAAAGATCATAGTTTAAAGTGACATGTATTGACTACTTCATTCAGTTAAAAGGTAATCCCAGTCATTTACTAGTTTTATGTTTCGACCGTGTAGCGCTTTCAGAGAAACTGATAAATACGCAGACATGCtatcaacagcagcaacagcggCTCTGTGCAGACTGAGACCTTCACAACATGCATCCTCccacacacagtttaaactCCATGAGCGCTGCAGGCCAACAGCTGCAACTCAGAGATCATGTTGATGTATTCAGGTGCCCTCTAAAGGTCGGACGCTATAACGTTACAGGAGAAATAACCAACAATGCTGAATAAATGTACCTTTGTATTTATTAGAATAACTGATAAAGACACTCTTCTTATATACACTAAAACAATTTAccttaaacaaaataaaaatgttctagCAATATATTTGGTGGTATTCTCTGTGTGCAGTACACGAAAACATTTCTAGCAGCAAGAGGAGGCAACAACATTTGGACTGCATATTTCCAGTTTCTACTTCTGCCCTCTTGTATTTACGTGTGTTAAGTTTATTTATGCTGTTATGGGATtgattcatacatttttaattttgtcttaAAGCATTATGAAATTGTGTAATCACTCAACTCATTCattctgaccaatcagaggcTGGAGGACACAATCCACAGTCCAGCCTCTCAAAAGTGCATTTCAAAGTTCATCTAAGGCTTATAAGAGTCACAAAGCTGTCTTTCTGATATAAAAccctttttttgtgtgtttccactcTGACAACTTTAGAAAGTTTCCACTCAATTTGTCTGAGATTGCAGTAGATTTATATTAAAGTCAGACCAACGTTTGATCAAATCTTACACTGAAGGCCAGTACTAATAACAGGAATAACggtgtgaagaaaaaaatgtctgtgcAACACAGTGCACACTGTGTTTACTGCACTGTCTAAGGTAGCACCACCTCCTGCCCTCCTGAGAGCTGCATCACGCAGCCCCAGCTGCAAGAAGGATTTTTCGTTGCGGCTTCTATTTCAGGATCTGGTAATATTGATAACAATCATGCCTGCCATGGTCAGTAGCACCAACACAGTCATCTCTATAATGTTCACCTCCCTCTGCTTGGCCAGATTCTGCTTCTGGTTCTTCTTCATTTGATCCCTCCAGGCTTTCATGATCCTCTCCCTCTGCATCTGCTCTCCGTAGTGACCCCGATAAAAGCCATCAAAGTCATATATGGGCCTCCCTCCAGCTTGGGAGTACTGCCTGGTTCTctgttggtgctgctgctgctgtgaggagCCCGTCGATGTGCCTGCAGCCTCTTTAGAAGACGGCCTACCGGCACTTTGGAGATCTGACTGGCTCAGGATGCCCCGGTCATACATCCTCCTCAGGCTAATGTTGGCCAGGACAGTGTAAGCCTCGCTGATCTCAGAG
It encodes:
- the LOC113172529 gene encoding SH2B adapter protein 2; the protein is MNGAVVPGSPELSSSCPLPDWREFCELHARASAADFADKFQRFLTENPCYDSPGADASFSQHFAHHFLECFSAALTQARESQASSPGEDGSNAAPKYSIVPFLGIQGCPLSYGHDLYQRRKDAGASSESLDSMDSGGGGIDGGGSGAPTSRGPQPAHKVSALGQSRSSEDVSVSHPKARFKKGFSLRNMSLCVVDGVKEMWHRRASPEPDAPSGARKANGGGGGEAAGGEKWSQKLRLPRGSQGHKAELLEIQREGVLRYMVADDTNCMGAAQWQKCRLLLRKTKRDEGGERFLLEFYVPPKSSKPKVSIPLSAIVEVRTTMPLEMPDKDNTFVLKVENGGEYILETIDSLQKNSWVADIQDCIDPGDSGDDIELASCPHGQASKDCSMVASCSCELLSEGVYRAPERSCPSAAEHYSTPSVRCREPPFTQHPSHMPLERFLQSPEAQGSNSSSGGSEGAKDSDGDASLVGYPWFHGTLSRVRAAQLVLAGGVRSHGLFVIRQSETRPGEYVLTFNFQGKAKHLRLSVNENGQCHVHHLWFHTVSDMLRHFHAHPIPLESGGSADITLRSYVQVQRSSTTDVTVPPVPTPPRDAGCRTESAQPALHPPGITVPTGPTPDTPLSSSTSSSPTARPTLSRSDPGTGGGVGGGLQSRSNSSERLLEASSGASDDYHDADGTRRARAVENQYSFY